A region of the Falco peregrinus isolate bFalPer1 chromosome 4, bFalPer1.pri, whole genome shotgun sequence genome:
AGAGGTGAATGTGTAGCTGAGTGAACgctctttctctgtctctccccAGAATGCCAACATCAGGTGCTACCGGATCcagtgcccagctctgcagtgcGCCAGCCCCGTCACGGACCCCCAGCAATGCTGCCCGCGATGTCTCGGTAGGTAGACATCCCACAGGGAGGGGGTGATAAGGTGGCCATGGTCCTGCAGGGCATACCTCAACTGCAGCCACTTGGGTGTTCACACCCAGGGCAGCGCAGTGATGCTGGCTCTGGCCCTGCTCATGGAGTCATGGCAGCTTGGGCTACTCATGTTGcctttttccataaaaatgatattttgaTGGAAAAGGGCTCTCTACCAGACCACTTCCTCTAACTTCCCCCCATCCTGAGACCCTCGTAGAGACAAAATGTCAGTTCACAGTTCAGGGGCAAACCAGAAGCTGGTACTTTATTCAGATCATTTGCCAGCAAAATGTGTtggatacagaaaaaaaaaatcttgaagattttcagcaaaattattgGATTTTTCCCTCCTCTGGATGACCTTCAGCATCAGATGGAGTCAGATAAAAAGGGCTTCTGTCATGGGTGATGagctagaaattaaaattaggggtttttttctaatttttttttttaatttctcaaatCACTTGAAAACTGGTTTTTGACTAGCTTTGCCACTGCTCTGACACAGCAGAGGACAAGATCACGGGAGGTCAGACTTCCAGGTTTTACCTCTGCGATGAGCTCAGCGCAGTCAGGGCAGCCCCATTCTCCAAAAGCTTTTGGGCACATAAATCTCCACGGGCCATGCTATGCCCCAACCACTTCTTCATGATAACTGCGGTATGTAAAGGACTCCTTGTCCTTTTGGGCTGGGTTGGTGGGGAATCTGCTGAGCATCCATGCCGCACTGGGGCCAGGCAAGGGCTGGTTCTCATCCCATTGCTTTCTCATCTTCTTTTCCAGAGCCGCATTCCCCTTCTGGTCTCCGGGCACCCATCAAGTCCTGCCAGTACAATGGGACGACCTACCAGCAAGGGGAGATGTTTACCACCAGCGAGCTGTTTCCCAGCCGCCAGCCGAATCAGTGTGTGCAGTGCAGCTGCTCTGTAAGCTACCACgggaggcagggagggctcAGAGTCTGCTCCTGCACCCCAACAGTGTCCCACCGTGTCAAAAAACTCATGAGGACCATTGGGTAGTACCAGCCCACGATGGGATGGTTTATCATCGGGATCAGGTTCCTCTGAAATGGTGCTGGGTCCTCACCACCCAGTGACTAATCTGGCTTTGGTTTTGGATTTGGATTTGGATTAAAgggtttggattggaagggaccttaacaATTatccagtcccacccccctgccatgggcagggccccctccccccagcccaggctgctcccagccccgtccagcctggccttgagccctgccagggatggggcacccacagctgctctgggcagcctgggccagcgcctcgccgccctcacggggaagggtttcCTCCTCGTATCTAAGGACTAAGGACCACCACAGAGCTGGGTGCTTCCCCCTCTGCCCAGGCATGTTATCTGGCCTTGAGCCCAAGCAGGATGTGCTGCAAATGTCCTCTGGGTCTGGGGTCAGAGCACAAAGCACTCGCCTGCGTCTCCTGCACAGTGGGAACAGCACAAACAAGCTGCTCCAGGGGTGGGTTAGTCAGAGGCGCCACGAGCCAGCTCTGGGTAGACCTCACTGAGGCTGCTTGGGGTAGGCAGGGGGACAGCCCTGTCCCCACTGAGCACACCAGTGGGTGCGTTTGCCTGCTGCAAGGACCAGTGCTCTGGGACtgtcccagcagcacccagctaCCCCACCTGCCCCACTGAGGCATCGTACAGCAGATGGCTGGTGGAGAGGATAACCGAGAGCCTTTccatgtgtgtgtttgctgcagagcaggtggGGTTTGTAGCCAGGGAACCTGGGGAGCTCAGCATGCCTGCAAGGCAATGCAGGCACGAGGTGCCAGCTTTTGGGCTTTAGGAGTTCTTGGGACGTCGAGCCTGGTCTTGAGCTGGTGAGATTGACCTGAGCTCCAGAAAGGATTTGGTGGCTCCCAACTGCTGCTGGGCGCCTGGGTCTCATGGTGCttccagcagccagctcctgccctgcatGGCTGGGGCTCACCCCTCAGCGTAGCCAGGAGGTGACAGCAGAGACAGGGGCAGTGGAGCCTAGCAGTCAGAGGTGGCTATGGGCAGGCATCTAGCGATCTTCATCCCCCTTGCTTGGATTTAAGTCAAAGCTGAACCCAGCACTGAGATGTGCTTGAGCACCAGGAGCTGGTCTCAACTGGAAACTCCTGCACACTGCGTGTGGAGCTGTGCCCTGGAGAGGGGCTGTGCATGTGCTTTCCAGGCTGTCTACAAAAAGCATTTGCGGGAAGCATCTGCCTTTCACGCTGAGTTGCAAGAACCTTTGCAGGACCGTTGCCAGCCCATCTTCCTTGATGGGTCTGACTGCCCTACCTGAGGGCTGTGATGGTGGCCAGGATGCTGTGCGGTCCTCAGTGTGCATCATCATGATGGGTTGCCCACTCACCATGCATTGCCAGTAACGGAGGGATGTTCCTTCTCCGTGAGCCTCCAGCCATGCACTGAGACAGAGCTTGGCTCCTCTCTGTCCAGCCCTCTCCCACAGGCTGGGATCCTGTGAAAAACCATCAAAACCCAAGTCCTGACTCTTTGCTCAGGAGACGCGAGGCAGCCTGGCCAGCAGTGATGGGGAAGGTGTACGAAGCGTGGGGCTGTGTGTGCCAGGAGCTGAGTGTCAGGAGATAAACGGAGCAGCTCCTCCTCCTTGACAGGGAGTGAGGAAGGGGGATTGAAAGCGCTGACTCTGGACTTGGACACTGTGGGGAACTGCTCATACCAGCTCAGCTTCTGCCATATAAAAGAAGAGGGCTGCAGACATCGCTTTCACCACCCATTGTACTGAGCCCTGCGATGGGGCCAGGCTCCACTGGCCTGTGCTTTGCTTGCAGCAAATAATTGGAGTAAGCCTggccagaaaaggaaaaaggggtgAGATAGCCCAAaccacctccctccctcatGCCAAGAGCACACACACGGTGGTTACCATCAGCTGATGCTTGATGGTGAAGTATCTGTGGTACCAGGAGAGCTGATCTGAGCCTTTGATGATTGCGCACATCTCAGAGCTAGGTGGCAAGAGAGGTAGCTTAGATGTAGAAATTACACAGCTTTTGAGGGTGGTTCCTCTCTTATGGAccccagctggaggccagccCACCAGGCTGGGGACAAATGCTGGGAAGGAGCCCTCAAATCCAACTGTATGTGCCCACCTGGCCCTGCTTTCCCACCCCGTCGGCCACCATCCCCAGGAGCCTGTGGAGCTCCGTGTCCCTCTCAGAGGCACTGGCTCTCGCTCAGGCTCTGTTTATCCAGCAGGATAATGCCTTGGAtacaaaggggaaaataaaagggTGGCTGTGGAGCCTTGCAGCGGCGGGGTCTCGTCGGGCTGTGTCTCATGTTGTCAGCTGCTAGAACAGCTGCGTGAACAGCTGGTCTAAACCTTTTTGAAAACTGCCCTGAGACCAGAGCCTCCAGGataaatcctgctttttttgACATTTGCTCTTCCCCGCCTGAGGCAGGTCTTTGCCATGAGCTGCTGgtcagaagaagaaagaggaggcTGCATGGCCAAACACCACTCCCTGCAGGTCCGGACCCCATGGAGGTCCCTGAAGCCGAGAGCAGGGTTTGGTTTGCAGTGACCTCCACCAGATCCTCTCGCTTACCAaactttcctcctcctcttcatgtCCCCTGCACCGTGGCTTGGCTTCCTGATGGTAGAAGAAGCTGCTGTCGTTTGGTTTTCTAAAGAGGTGTCCTTGGTTAACCTCTTGGGTTTGGTTGACTGGGAGCTTGTGGATACCCCAGAGGAAATTGCTGCATGGAGAAGAAGACCTTGCTGTTGaggtctggctgctgctgggcagtggAACATCcttgctttcccttctgcaaagcagcaagaaCTTAGCCCTGCAGCAAACAAGTGCAAATCCATTGACTGAAGTAGGACTGGGATGCACTAACGTCAAGACTGGCCTTGACCTGTGGTTTTCAGCTTGAATCATTACAGTGACAATGTTTTCCAAGCTAACCACcgagctggggaaggaggtcTACACCTGAACGTCCATCCACAGCTCTTGACCCAGTCTTTGTGTGCTTGGCTCTGATGTTATCAGATAACCCAAGACagagggagggcagagctgtggtgaTGACCTGGGACTGGGTTCAGCATCATCTTCCCCTTGCTACCTGTCTCCTCCAGGTCCTTGTCCTGGGAAATGTCAGAGAAAAGGTTCTCATGCCACTTCAAATTGGTGGGCGTTATGCAGAGTTTACAGGTGTGTGGTGCCTATTTCAGATCTGGTAGCACTAATGATGCCTGAGAGGAAGGCACTGCCTGCCCCTTTTTGGGGAAGGCCACTCCACTCACGAGCACGTAGACTGGCAAGTGATGGACCAGCCATGCCAGGAGAGGACACCACCCACCATGCTATATCCCACAGGATGGAGAGTGTGGCAGGGGGAGATTTTAAGCTTTCATTAGTTGCCAGATGATTGGCGATATTTGAGGATGGGCTACTGGGGAGGGCTTCTGATTTATGCTAGATCTGCAATCCCAACACGGGGGACACACAGCTCTGTTCAGATCGTTGTAATGCTGACaatgttggttgttttttttctccttcccccctaGGAAGGCCAGATTTACTGTGGCTTGGTGACCTGCCCAGAGCTGTTGTGTTCCTCTCCCCTAACCGTGCCGGATTCCTGCTGCCAGGTCTGCAAAGGTAATGAAGggcccaggagctgctcccgAGTGAGGGCTGGGATCCCCCAGCTGGTTGCCACCACCTGGCAGGAGACATTTCAAGCCAGTTTAGCAGGATTTTGGATGTCTTGGTTGCaccaagaaacaaaagatgAGGGCTCACTTCTTTTCTCACATGCTTTTCCTCCCACACCTAGTTGTGtcctgcttccctgcagcccatgcgCTGGCTAGGGCTTGAGCTCTTTGCCCTGCCACTGGTGCATTGTGCAAGAGATGTAACCTGCGTGGAGGACAAAGTCTTTCAGACCACTCACCCACCAGGATGGAAACGGTTGTATGGACCATGTAAAGGTGgtccatgctgctgctgctccagggaaGTTTCCAGGACAGTCAGGGAAATCCCCCTTCCACCCCAGTACAGCATGGCTGCGTTTCACTCCCACAGCTCTCCGTGGGGGAGAAACTCCTGAATTTGCTGCTCTTTCCCCTGACTCACCCCTGGGAGAGTGAGGAGAGACTCAAGCTCCCTCTATTCAGGTGAGACAGACTCGAGAGCAAATGGGCAAGTTCACACCCTGCTGCCAAGGAAGTCACAGCATAAAATGACTCTTTAATActagaaatatttatgaagctGGAAGGCCATAGTGGTCTCCTGGCCATGGACACAGATTGACCTCCTCCAGGTGCCTCCTCCAAGCTCTCCCCTTCTGCAATTCCTGCTCCTCTCTCCTAGTTTCCTTTGGTGCAGCTGGGGCATGTCATTGACTCAGTGAGAAATgtctttggatttctttttaaccaTCCCCCCATCACCTAACACTCTACCTCTGGGGTGTTTTCATGCCACCTAACTTCAGAAGCTACAAGGCCATGCCCTTCTTGGAGCTGAGCGCTTGTTAATAGGGGGGATAAAAAGAGGTTTGGGGTATGGCTCCCTTTGCTCTGGCTGATGTGAACTGCATATCCAAAACTCCTCCCTCCAGACCTCGCAGGTGGGCCAGCACCCTGAGGAGAGCTGCTTTCAGTCAGAGAGAACAAATCTTCGTCCAACCCCGGAGCATTTCACAGGACAATGTTTTTGCCTTGCAGATGGCTCATATGAGAAGTCCACAGAAGAGGAACCCCTGCAGTTAAACAGAGGTGTTGTACGTGATGTTTGCATTTTAGAATTCAGATCATTGCTTCTAGCACAGTCCCATTAAACAGCTCAAAGATAGTTATTTGCCCTTGGCCGTGGTCTCCTACAAAGAAATGACCCACAGCAGCTCTAGGAGGGCAGTAGGTTCCTTGGACACCAAAACCAGAGTCACCTGCTTTGCAGATGAATTGTGTCTTGAAATTGACTCTAGGTGAGGGCCATCAGCATAGGCTGGGACATCAGACCACCAGGGAAAAGACTCTTATCCTCTTCCTCTGAAGCATCTCTGATGTCTTTGGAAGAGCATAACACCTGCAGGAACTGGAAATCTTGGGCGCTTCTCCTCCTTGTTGGACAACCTGGCTGAGGTTGGCCAGTAGGTTAGAACAGCTGAGGAACTCAGAGGTGACCGAAAGCTAGGCATGACCCTTAGCCATAGAGTGCATGGCCCAAATCTCTCCTGGGGGGGCTTTTGCTTCAGGAGATGGTGTCTCCTCTCCACCTGGGGCTCAGAATTGTCCTGCCTCCAGTTGTAACTCCCacagagcagccagctctggagcTGGCCACCAGAGTGCTTTCCCCAGGCTGTTTGTATCGGCAGCCCCAGCAAGGAAAAAGTGACTCCCTGGCTGCCGAGGGTTCATTCACAGTGACATTTCAGAGCCGGGCAGCCTATGCCAGGTCTGTGGGATTAGGTCACTTacagctcctggccctgccctTTTCCATACTGCTGGGTGAAATGCCAGCATCACACCTCCACCACCTATAAAACCTCCAAAATAGACACAAGGGGACCCTTTGTACTGCGTGTCTTGTCCCAGCAGTTTGCTCTTGGAAGCCCGGGATGTTCCTGGGATTTCAGTCCTGCTGGATGGCAGCCCTACACCAACCCTCCTGGTGCCCGCCAGGTGAGAGGGCAGGATGTGGCCCATCTTTGGACAAGTCATCCAAGGTCCCGATCCTTGGACAGGATCAGGACCCCTGATCCTCTTTAGGTCACACGGATGCCAGACCTCACTTTCCTGGTGGACATCTAGCAAAGACCAGCCCGTTTCCCTGCCTGTGTTAGTGATGTAGGACCTCACGTGCTTCTCTGAGGACATGGGGTTGAGTGTGGGAAGAGAAGGGTGCTGCCCCGAGGGTGACCCACATGCAGCATAGGCAGGACACCAGTGTGGGGCATTGACACAAACTGCTCAGCACCTTTTAGGCACCGGAAGGCATCAGGATGGCTCCTGGGTCATTACTCATCCCTGTGGTCTTTGGGTTTTCCACTTCTGTTGGAGAGTGTGCAGGGCCACTGCAGGGCTTTGTCCAGTGTGCTCTGGAGTGAGAACAATCCAAACGCCTGGGTCTCAGtccccttcttttttctgaCTGCTCACAGAGGCACTCGCAAGACCAGTGCTTGGGGGATGCGATGGGCAGGAAGTCACCCGGAGCCACCGTGTCCACTGTTCTCAGTTCTTCCCTGGAATTCATTCCCAGGAGCTTCAAACCCAAGGGAGGAGGTGGCACGACTGTGAAGATTGTCTTGAAAGAGAAGCACAAGAAAGGTAAGGGATGGAGGGGCCAGGTAGTCTGTATGTGGCCTAAGGTGACTTTTCCAGGACTTTGAATTCTCCAGGGAATCTGTTTCAGCAGTAGGTTTCCACCACCATGTCCTACTTCTCACTCCTCCACTGCCAGCCTCATCCAGCTATTTCAGCCCTTGTGGCCCACAGCCTCTGGAGTGCATGAATCTACCACTTTCCAAAAAGGATTGGAAGAAGATTGGTCCTGGGGATGTTTTGGAGAGCTGGGACCTGGGAAGGGAGGTCCTCAGCTGGAAGACTCCACGTGGTCCTTCCAGGACAGTGCCACAGAGGGACCAGACTTTCCTCCTTGCATCTACCTACCATGTGCTGGGTCTGTCCCAGTGCTGTGGTCTTCCTCCTGCAGGAGGAAGTAGGAAAGTGAGATGAGGAGGCAACTCCATGGAGCCAAGGGGGAAAAGACAGGTTCCTTCTCCTCTCGGGGGCTCTACCACCACTGTGTCTCCAGAAGGGCTTTTCCCAGTTCTTGGAGATGAAGTCCTGGAGGAAATCTTGGGACCTCCAAAAATTTTCGTGGAGGAGTCAGCAGGTGGCACTCTTCACTGTGCTTCATGCCTGTGACAGCCTCGGAGGGACCCTGGGCTTGCAGAGGCTTGGAGGCAGGTGAGGTCCTGCCCACACTTACCACTCACCGCACCAGGGTGGTTGACCCCCGCAGCCACCATCTTCTGCAGCCTggtccccctgccccatggcacCTCCTGGCTGGGGTGGCTGCAACATCCCAGCGTCCACTGCTGCCAGATGTGCTGCCAGAGGACCATGCTCCTCAAGACAGCAGGGCCACTTGCTTCTAAGGTGGTGAAATGCGTTGAGCTCCACCAAGCTTTGGGTGTacaaagaggaggaggatttATTTCCACCAGCaacccttttctctctctcctccagcCTGTGTTTACAACGGGAAGACCTACTCCCACGGGGAAGTGTGGCACCCCGTCTTCCGGCTCTACGGCCTCCTGCCCTGCATCCTCTGCACTTGCAGGGACGGTGTCCAGGACTGCCAGAAGATCACGTGCCCCAAGGAGTATCCATGTGACTATCCAGAGAAAGTAGATGGGAAATGCTGTAAAATATGTCCAGGTAGGTGGGATcccacctgctcctgcagctgccttccagtTCCTTCCTTTAGCCTTGGTTTAAAGCCCCAGGCAGACAGATGTGTGGGAGTTCGCATTGCTGGTGACACGGAATGACACCGGGTGAGTTCAGCAGGGCAAGCACTGATGTAAGGGTGGGCCTGTCTCCGAGGGCAGCAGGAATGACCCAACGGTGAGGAAGATGCACTGATCCCAAAAAGTTGCATCTGGTGGGTGGGTGTAGTCTGGAGAAAGATGCCCAAGGAGGAACATGCTAAAAGTCTTCAGACAGACAGAAGATGCTTTCTGGAGAAAGGGCATGGTCTGTTCTCCAGACCTCCAGCTGGGACAAGAAGTCATGGGGTTAAATTGTGGCAGCTGAAATGTACGTTTGAAATCAGGACACTTTCCAGGTGCAGGGTTATCCATGGCAATCATGGTTTGAATTTGAGTTGACGTCCCTCTCCCTGGAAGTGGAGGGTTAGGCCCACAACTACTGGGGCGGGCAGGGTAGACCTGGGCTGGTGCTAGGGCTGGGAGATAGTGGAGAGGACCTCTTTTTCACATGTTCACTGGGGTTTGGGTCTCTCATCTGCTTCTTGGTCTTTGGAAAGCTGTTTACCTTAAACCACAGACCACGCACTGCTTCCCTAGAGAGGCTAAAGATGCCTGAGTGTCTTTGAGCCTGATGTGCAGATGCAGCAGTTTCTGGGTGATCTCCTCTGATGTGCATCTTCAAGGTGGTCTTGTGGAGGGGTCTTACCAGGGAGAGCAAGCAAGGGGCATTGCCACATTTAAGAATGGGGCAAACAGgctgcaaaataatttcagctggGATTTTTAAGGTTTTCCACCTCTGAGCAGTGAAGTTCTGGAATGGCCTCCTCGGGGGAGTGAAAGGCAGAAGCTCAGCTTGCTTTAATAAGGTTTCTGATATGTTTATGAGCAGGATTTATGACGTGGTGCCTGGTGGGAATGGGATGTGATGACTGAGCACAGCCCTTCCAGTCTTGCCTTCCTATTATAGTGGGTCTTTCTGGTTTAAAGTCTGCAACTTTCTCTGCTGGGATCTCTTGTCTGCTGTTCCGTCttcatttatttccagttaAACACTCTGAcccagccaaaattattttcttctggctttccAGTATTCATAGATAgcaatcacacacacacacacacacacatcgTTCAGCCAAGTTCCATGCTTGTCCTTTGCTTCACTGCACAGAGGTTTTGcccattttctttcccaggcaGTCTCCGTGACTGTCCTCCTCTTCTTTGTACTCGGTAGCTTGGAGAGAAATGCCGAGtgatttctgtttgcaaaaggGATCCCAGTCGAAGGGGAATTGCTGTGATGCAGTGGTTGGATGGGGAGACCATGGTGGCCGCTGGGTGCAGAGCCGGTGGCCGGGATCCctggctccctcctcctcctccccgaCGCTGTTGGCCATTGAGTGGCTCCAGCGTGAAGCTCCGAGGTGGTTAAATACCTGTTGTACCTGCGAGGAAGTGCGGTTCCTCCCCTGTCGTGAAAGTGGGGCTTCCTCACTCGATGCAAAGAGCAGCCCTGGAGTGGGTGAAGTTTAGTGGTCTGGGACAGAGGTTTTCCTGGGCCCTGCGATGGCAGGCATGAgggtggtgggctgtggttgtcCCCCTTTGCGTGACACCAAGCCTGCAGAGCTGAACGCTTGTCTTCCCATTCCTGAAAAAGCTCTGCTTTGCATCCTTTTAAATTGGGATTTCCATCCCCACTCTGAGAAGAGTAGCCCAGGACCGCCCAGAAAGCACGAGCAAGAGCAGAATCAGGCCTAAAATAACTGTCCTACTAAAATAAACCCCACGTGTCTATTTATAGCCAAACTTTCGAGTAGTGTAAAAAGCTTCAGCATCCAAAATGACTGGGAGAACAAGGCTAAattcagcagagctgggctcctCTGCGTTCCAAGGACCACAACCAAAGGCAATAAATCTCCTTCCAAAACCATGGGGGATTCTTAATTACTccagatacattaaaaaaacgTAAAAATTAGCGGTTCTCCTTTACCAAGGATGTTGAAAACGTCACATAGCGTCCCACCGGTGGGTGGCCCTGGTGTGGGTCTCCCCACCATTGCACCCcgtgtggggagggggctgatgctggggctgagcccaccCGTGGGGCTGAGCCGGGCGTGCTGCCCAGACAGCCCAGCCACAGCGCTGGCTCCTGTGCTGCGGGGCTCATCCCTTCACTTCGCTGACGTTGCTCCTCCGCGACGGCAGCGGGAGCAAGACGGGAAGCAGGGAATCCACCCACAGCTTTGTGGTGATGATGGCACCAAGCTCTCTGCAGTGGGTGTGGGGGATCCAGGTAGAGAAaatcccccttccccatccctgcgGGCACAGAGGCTGCCAGAGTCAAGAGGAATGGAAAATACAGGGATGAGCAGGTCCACAGATCCTTTATCAGCATCTCCCTTTGCAGCTCATCTTGGCACTGGGGATCGGACCCTGGGAGCCAAGGACCCATGCAGTGATGCAGCTGTGCACATGGCATCAAACCCAGTGAGATGCCCTTCCCTTGACTTGGGTGCTGAGATGGC
Encoded here:
- the CHRDL2 gene encoding LOW QUALITY PROTEIN: chordin-like protein 2 (The sequence of the model RefSeq protein was modified relative to this genomic sequence to represent the inferred CDS: substituted 1 base at 1 genomic stop codon), producing the protein MWPSASHGKWHEELSLLFSSWGEERRSPKECPFHVASPGXISGPDMFCDFNGKKYSPGESWHPYLEPQGLMYCIRCSCSENANIRCYRIQCPALQCASPVTDPQQCCPRCLEPHSPSGLRAPIKSCQYNGTTYQQGEMFTTSELFPSRQPNQCVQCSCSEGQIYCGLVTCPELLCSSPLTVPDSCCQVCKDGSYEKSTEEEPLQLNRGVRHSQDQCLGDAMGRKSPGATVSTVLSSSLEFIPRSFKPKGGGGTTVKIVLKEKHKKACVYNGKTYSHGEVWHPVFRLYGLLPCILCTCRDGVQDCQKITCPKEYPCDYPEKVDGKCCKICPETRVKPTDEIVTTRCGKNPNRILVYMFVPPSSETSKEILRTIAIEKEPAEEVEIYNWKLIKGIFHLIQTKKISKQEFKQEAQNFRLITRTNEGHWNIFRAQTSELRMTESPEKETKNL